The following coding sequences are from one Myxococcales bacterium window:
- the recA gene encoding recombinase RecA, whose amino-acid sequence MATVQKTESKNGKASGAAAEEVSSEALHDGARDASKVIKEAAEVPRVRDAEKDKAIDLAVSSIEKQFGKGSIMRLGEGVPAPEVKVVSTGSLGLDIALGVGGLPKGRIVEVYGPESSGKTTLALHVVAQAQKRGGVCAFVDAEHALDVGYARKLGVRTDDLLVSQPDYGEQALEIADMLVRSNAVDVVVVDSVAALTPRAEIEGEMGDSHVGLQARLMSQALRKLTGTIAKSNTLVIFINQIRMKIGVMFGSPETTTGGNALKFYASVRLDIRRVGALKDGEKVVGNRTRVRVVKNKMAPPFREVEFDILYGEGISREGDLVDLGAESGIVDKAGAWFSFEGERVGQGRENVKTYLREHPETAARIESLILAKNGINRDFGDAAVGAATAETGKSGKKTSASA is encoded by the coding sequence ATGGCGACGGTGCAAAAGACGGAGTCGAAAAACGGAAAAGCCAGCGGCGCCGCCGCGGAAGAGGTGTCGAGCGAGGCCCTGCATGACGGCGCCCGTGACGCCTCGAAGGTCATCAAGGAGGCCGCCGAAGTCCCTCGGGTGCGTGATGCCGAGAAGGACAAGGCCATCGACCTCGCCGTCTCCAGCATCGAAAAACAGTTCGGCAAAGGCAGCATCATGCGCCTCGGCGAGGGCGTGCCCGCGCCCGAGGTGAAGGTTGTCTCGACCGGCTCGCTGGGTCTCGACATTGCGCTGGGCGTGGGAGGGTTGCCGAAGGGCCGCATCGTCGAGGTGTACGGCCCGGAATCGTCCGGCAAGACCACGTTGGCTCTGCACGTGGTGGCCCAGGCGCAAAAGCGCGGCGGCGTATGTGCCTTCGTCGACGCCGAGCACGCGCTCGACGTGGGGTATGCGCGCAAGCTGGGCGTACGCACCGACGATCTGCTCGTCTCCCAGCCCGACTATGGCGAGCAGGCGCTCGAGATCGCCGACATGCTCGTGCGGTCGAACGCGGTGGACGTGGTGGTGGTCGACTCCGTGGCGGCCCTCACCCCGCGGGCCGAGATCGAGGGCGAGATGGGGGATTCCCACGTGGGCCTTCAGGCACGGCTCATGAGCCAGGCTCTGCGCAAGCTCACCGGGACGATCGCAAAGTCCAACACCCTGGTCATCTTCATCAACCAGATCCGCATGAAGATCGGCGTGATGTTCGGTAGCCCCGAGACCACCACGGGTGGCAACGCGCTCAAGTTTTACGCCAGCGTTCGGCTCGACATTCGCCGCGTGGGGGCGCTCAAGGATGGTGAAAAGGTGGTGGGTAACCGCACGCGGGTGCGTGTGGTGAAGAACAAGATGGCGCCGCCCTTCCGCGAGGTCGAGTTCGACATCCTCTACGGCGAAGGCATCAGCCGCGAAGGCGACCTGGTCGACCTCGGCGCCGAGAGCGGCATCGTCGACAAGGCTGGGGCGTGGTTCTCTTTCGAGGGCGAGCGGGTCGGGCAGGGACGGGAGAACGTCAAGACCTACCTGCGCGAGCATCCCGAGACGGCCGCCCGGATCGAAAGCCTCATCCTGGCGAAAAATGGCATCAACCGCGACTTCGGGGACGCGGCGGTGGGGGCGGCCACGGCCGAAACGGGCAAGTCCGGCAAGAAGA
- a CDS encoding CinA family nicotinamide mononucleotide deamidase-related protein — protein MSKSPAALPSFAVLAIGDEVLRGEIVNGNAAFLSDRAFGMGLVPGEHAVVADDPLVMEATLRRLAASHAVVFVTGGLGPTEDDRTVDVVSRMLGVEPELHGPSAEAMRARFARQNFHLTPNNERQVRVPAGADPLQNPVGLAPGFHVRLGEASAYFMPGVPREMNRIFEGGVVPHLQGLIARAGGLPTKVCTWHVYGMGESHIDHALTGLLEGLPEGQSASLHFRAAQTECHVRVVLRHEPTPEAETAAAATLGTLDAQVTSRLGQAVYGTGEDTFPLVVQQLFRARGRTLAFAESCTGGYAAELFTEEPGASAVFLGAVVAYANEVKTRVLGVPVETLAAHGAVSEPCARDMAEGGRRLLGADVVVAITGIAGDSRDGSTRPVDVPGQKPLGTVCFAVTYGGETRTLTRLFSGGRDRIRRAAAFAALDLARQALLGRSGER, from the coding sequence ATGTCTAAGTCCCCCGCTGCCCTGCCTTCCTTCGCCGTGCTCGCCATCGGTGACGAGGTTCTGCGTGGGGAGATCGTGAACGGGAACGCGGCGTTTCTTTCGGATCGGGCCTTCGGCATGGGGCTCGTCCCCGGTGAGCACGCGGTGGTGGCGGATGATCCCCTCGTCATGGAGGCCACGCTCCGGCGCCTTGCGGCGTCCCACGCGGTCGTGTTCGTGACGGGCGGGCTCGGCCCCACCGAAGACGATCGCACGGTCGACGTGGTGTCGCGCATGTTGGGTGTCGAGCCCGAGCTGCACGGGCCCTCCGCCGAGGCCATGCGGGCCCGCTTCGCGCGCCAAAACTTCCACCTCACCCCCAACAACGAACGCCAGGTGCGGGTGCCCGCGGGCGCAGACCCCTTGCAAAACCCCGTGGGCCTGGCCCCCGGCTTTCACGTGCGCCTCGGCGAGGCCTCCGCGTACTTCATGCCGGGGGTTCCCCGGGAAATGAACCGCATCTTCGAGGGGGGCGTGGTGCCTCACCTACAGGGGTTGATCGCGCGGGCGGGGGGCCTGCCTACGAAGGTGTGCACCTGGCACGTCTACGGCATGGGTGAGTCTCACATCGACCACGCCCTCACCGGCTTGCTGGAGGGGCTGCCCGAGGGGCAATCGGCTTCATTGCATTTCCGCGCGGCCCAGACGGAGTGTCACGTACGGGTGGTGCTCCGGCATGAGCCCACGCCCGAGGCCGAGACCGCGGCCGCGGCCACGCTCGGCACACTCGACGCGCAGGTCACGTCTCGGCTGGGGCAGGCGGTTTACGGAACGGGGGAGGACACCTTTCCCCTGGTGGTGCAGCAGCTTTTCCGCGCGCGTGGCCGCACCTTGGCCTTCGCCGAATCGTGCACCGGAGGCTACGCGGCCGAGCTCTTCACGGAAGAACCAGGCGCCAGCGCCGTCTTTCTGGGGGCGGTCGTTGCCTATGCCAACGAAGTGAAGACCCGGGTCCTTGGGGTGCCCGTCGAGACTTTGGCCGCGCACGGGGCCGTGAGCGAGCCGTGTGCGCGTGACATGGCCGAGGGCGGACGCCGGCTTCTGGGTGCAGACGTGGTCGTTGCCATTACGGGCATCGCAGGCGACTCGCGCGACGGCAGCACGCGGCCCGTCGACGTTCCTGGGCAAAAACCTCTGGGAACCGTTTGCTTCGCGGTGACTTACGGAGGCGAGACGCGCACGCTCACACGGTTGTTTTCAGGCGGCCGCGATCGGATCCGCCGCGCGGCCGCCTTCGCAGCCCTCGATCTGGCGCGGCAGGCGCTGCTGGGGCGCTCGGGCGAGCGCTAG